The genomic interval CCCCGTCGTCTTCAGCATCTGTGAGTGGGGCACAAACGAGCCCTGGAAGTGGGGCCGCACGATCGGCCACCTGTGGCGCACCACCGGCGACATCACCAACTGCTGGGACTGCATCATCGACCACGGCACCTGGAAGTCGTGGGGCATTCTACAGATTCTGGACAAGCAGGACGGCCTGCGCATCTATGCCGGTCCCGGCCACTGGAACGACCCCGACATGCTGGAGGTGGGCAACGGCATGCGCGTCAGCGAAGACCGCGCCCACTTCTCGATGTGGGCCATGCTGGCCGCTCCGCTCATCGCCGGCAACGACATCCGCCACATGTCGGAGGCCACCCGCGAAATCCTGACCAATCGGGAGGTGATCGCCGTCGATCAGGACACGCTGGGCATTCAGGGCTTTCCCTATCGGCGAGAGGCCGGCGTAGAGATCTGGTTCCGGCCGCTGGCCGGCGGCGACTGGGCGATGGCCATCCTGAACCGCACCGAAACGCCCCGCACCGTGACGTTCAACTTCCGGAAAGAATACATCTTCGATGACTTCTCGAAACGGGGTACCTTTTTCGACCGGATCACTTACCGGCTGCGCGACCTGTGGGCGCATCGGGACATCGGCACCACCGAGACGCCGCTTACCGTCGAAGTCCCCGGCCACGATGTGGTCATGCTCCGGTTGATCGCTCCGAAGCCATAAGGCACCGTTAAAACATCAGTTTGACGCTCAGCACCGGGAGCGGAAAACCTTCGCGAACCGCCTCGACGCGACCGGTGCGCATGTTGTAGGCCCGGTAGGTTTCCCGAGCGCCCAGCAGGTTTTTGATCTGGAGCGCCCAGACTTCGGCGTGCCGGCGATGATTGCGCCGGTAGGTGTTTAATGGAAGGCCCCCTTGCCTGA from Rhodothermus marinus carries:
- a CDS encoding glycoside hydrolase family 27 protein; this translates as MRRLLLSLASLLVAGVVFGQKFEQLARTPPMGWNSWNHFGCNINEQIVREVAQAMVRSGMRDAGYEYVIIDDCWQGERDSLGFIQPDPERFPSGMKALADYIHSLGLKFGIYSDAGDRTCAGRPGSRGHEYQDALTYARWGVDYLKYDWCHTENLNPIGAYTTMRDALYAAGRPVVFSICEWGTNEPWKWGRTIGHLWRTTGDITNCWDCIIDHGTWKSWGILQILDKQDGLRIYAGPGHWNDPDMLEVGNGMRVSEDRAHFSMWAMLAAPLIAGNDIRHMSEATREILTNREVIAVDQDTLGIQGFPYRREAGVEIWFRPLAGGDWAMAILNRTETPRTVTFNFRKEYIFDDFSKRGTFFDRITYRLRDLWAHRDIGTTETPLTVEVPGHDVVMLRLIAPKP